From Actinopolymorpha cephalotaxi, one genomic window encodes:
- the tyrS gene encoding tyrosine--tRNA ligase: protein MSVTPGGSAANPAAANPAAVNPAAANPAAADYSALLADLARTTDEVVSRPELAALLDSGRPLRIKYGVDCTAPFLHLGHAVNLWMMRRLQDAGHTVVFLLGDVTTQVGDPTGRTETRPVLPRAAIEANAAAFLEQAGMVLRTEPEVFEVRRNSEWYDTLTTRDWLTLLSHVTHGQLMARDMFRRRVAEGRDIAMHELVYPVLQGYDSWAMRSDLTIVGSDQLFNEMLGRHYQQRLGGTPQVVITTRITPGIDGRAKQSKSLGNYVALTDPPREKFGKLMSIPDALVPGYLEVYTTVPEAVVEQARQAVEHGGREVRDAKLGLAEAVVTRYHGPERAAAEREWFRSTFSARREPTDVPVLTVTPAETGGLTVWDLVCLAQPDLSRSAARRLVDQGGVRLDDRVLAEADEVLPAGAVEGALLRIGRRRWFRLTWDAGSA from the coding sequence GTGTCTGTCACCCCGGGCGGCTCTGCCGCCAACCCTGCTGCCGCCAACCCGGCTGCCGTCAACCCAGCTGCGGCCAACCCTGCTGCCGCCGACTACTCCGCCCTGCTCGCCGACCTCGCCCGCACCACCGACGAGGTGGTGAGCCGTCCCGAGCTGGCGGCCCTGCTCGACTCCGGCCGCCCGTTGCGGATCAAGTACGGCGTCGACTGCACCGCTCCGTTCCTCCATCTGGGCCACGCGGTCAACCTGTGGATGATGCGCCGCCTGCAGGATGCCGGCCACACCGTGGTGTTCCTGCTGGGCGACGTGACCACCCAGGTCGGTGACCCGACCGGCCGCACGGAGACCCGGCCGGTACTGCCCCGGGCCGCGATCGAGGCGAACGCCGCGGCGTTCCTGGAGCAGGCCGGCATGGTGCTGCGGACCGAGCCGGAGGTGTTCGAGGTACGCCGCAACTCCGAGTGGTACGACACCCTCACCACCCGGGACTGGCTGACCCTGCTGTCCCACGTCACCCACGGCCAGCTGATGGCGCGGGACATGTTCCGCCGCCGCGTCGCCGAGGGCCGCGACATCGCGATGCACGAACTCGTCTACCCCGTCCTGCAGGGCTACGACTCGTGGGCGATGCGCTCCGACCTCACCATCGTGGGCAGCGACCAGCTCTTCAACGAGATGCTCGGCCGGCACTACCAGCAGCGGCTCGGCGGCACGCCGCAGGTGGTGATCACCACCCGCATCACACCGGGCATCGACGGCCGGGCCAAGCAGTCCAAGAGCCTCGGCAACTACGTCGCGCTGACCGACCCGCCGCGGGAGAAGTTCGGGAAGCTGATGAGCATCCCGGACGCGCTCGTCCCGGGTTACCTCGAGGTCTACACGACCGTGCCCGAAGCGGTGGTCGAGCAGGCACGGCAGGCGGTGGAGCACGGCGGCCGGGAGGTCCGGGACGCCAAGCTCGGCCTCGCCGAGGCGGTCGTCACGCGCTACCACGGGCCCGAGCGGGCCGCCGCCGAGCGGGAGTGGTTCCGGTCGACGTTCTCCGCCCGGCGCGAACCCACCGACGTGCCGGTGCTGACCGTCACCCCCGCCGAGACCGGCGGGCTCACCGTCTGGGACCTGGTCTGCCTGGCCCAGCCGGACCTGAGCCGCAGCGCCGCCCGGCGGCTGGTCGACCAGGGCGGCGTACGCCTGGACGACCGGGTGCTGGCCGAAGCCGACGAGGTGCTGCCCGCCGGCGCCGTGGAGGGCGCCCTGCTCCGGATCGGCCGGCGGCGGTGGTTCCGGCTCACCTGGGACGCGGGGTCGGCCTGA